The following are encoded together in the Lathyrus oleraceus cultivar Zhongwan6 chromosome 3, CAAS_Psat_ZW6_1.0, whole genome shotgun sequence genome:
- the LOC127126104 gene encoding transcription factor UNE12 yields MANNPSDAPAADDFLEQILSLQTFASADSGLTGPDISLTGTSPMMLQLNSSDANHHLASGGSFHTPVYQLGLSLDQGKGGFLKPEEASGSGERFRNDVVHGRPNNVFHGQPMHTTVPAAPHPPAMRPRVRARRGQATDPHSIAERLRRERIAERIRALQDLVPSVNKTDRAAMLDEIVDYVKFLRLQVKVLSMSRLGGAGAVAPLVTDIPLSSVEEDGSEGGRNRPAWDKWSNDGTEKQVAKLMEENVGAAMQLLQSKALCIMPISLASAIYQSQPPDSSSIVKPETNPPSQT; encoded by the exons ATGGCCAATAACCCTTCCGACGCACCCGCCGCCGATGACTTCCTCGAACAAATCCTCAGCCTTCAGACCTTCGCTTCTGCCGACTCTGGATTGACCGGACCTGACATCTCTCTGACGGGAACCTCGCCGATGATGCTACAGCTCAACTCCTCCGACGCCAACCATCACCTCGCCTCCGGAGGTTCCTTTCATACGCCGGTGTACCAGTTAGGGTTGAGCTTAGACCAAGGCAAAGGAGGGTTTTTGAAGCCGGAGGAAGCCTCTGGTAGCGGGGAACGCTTCCGCAACGACGTCGTTCATGGTAGACCTAATAAT GTGTTTCATGGGCAACCCATGCATACAACTGTTCCTGCTGCTCCACATCCTCCAGCCATGCGTCCTAGGGTGCGGGCTAGAAGAGGACAGGCTACGGATCCTCACAGCATAGCTGAGCGA TTACGCAGGGAGAGAATAGCAGAAAGAATTAGGGCGTTACAAGATCTGGTTCCAAGTGTCAATAAG ACAGATAGAGCTGCCATGTTAGATGAAATTGTGGATTATGTCAAGTTCTTAAGGCTTCAAGTGAAG GTGTTGAGCATGAGTCGATTGGGTGGAGCAGGTGCAGTGGCCCCACTGGTAACCGATATCCCATTATCATCAGTCGAG GAAGACGGCAGTGAGGGTGGAAGAAATCGGCCAGCTTGGGACAAGTGGTCGAATGATGGCACAGAAAAACAGGTCGCCAAGCTTATGGAAGAAAACGTTGGAGCTGCCATGCAATTGCTTCAATCAAAGGCGCTTTGTATCATGCCCATCTCACTGGCATCTGCGATATACCAGTCACAGCCACCGGACAGCTCTAGTATAGTCAAGCCTGAAACTAATCCACCTTCACAGACCTAG